CGTGATAGATGATACGGCGGTGACACCAAAGTACGTGGTGGGCCTGGACCCTTCGCGGGAGCTTTCCATTATTTTTCAGATAGCAAAGAAGTCGCTCATCAACAAAATTTTACTTTTAAGCCCGGCGGCACTTATACTTGGTTTTTTTGCGCCATGGGCGATCGTACCTATTCTGATGCTGGGAGGTGCGTATCTGTGTTACGAAGGGTATGAGAAAGTGCACTCCATGTTCAGTTCACATGTTTCAGAAACTGTCCAGAACGTAGCCGCTGGTTTGGAAGTCATCACACCCGAAGAACTGGAAAAGGAACGGGTGAAAGGAGCTGTGCGTACCGATTTAATTCTTTCCGCTGAAATTGTGGCCATTACGTACGCCACAGTGGCTGACAGCCCTCTGGTTACTCAAATTGCAGTGTTGCTGGCTGTGGCCATACTTATAACCGTGGCTGTTTACGGCTTTGTTGGTTTAATCGTGAAAGCGGATGATTTAGGTGTGCACATGGCCAAAGAGAACAACAGCGCGCAGGTTCGCAGTGTCGGCCGTGGCATTGTCACCTTTATGCCCCATTTCCTGAAGATCCTGGGCTTTGTCGGAACGGCAGCTATGCTGTGGGTAGGCGCAGAGATCATAGCGCACGGTATTCCGTTTACCAGCCACGCCCTGGATAACCTGGAACATGCCCTTGCCAACATCCCTGCTCTTGCCTGGTTTACGAAAGCAGTGGCCTGCGGGATTGGCGGCCTGATCTTAGGTTTTATCATAGATAGGATTTTGGTGCTGGGGCGCAAGATCTTTAAAAAGTAGAAGTGATTGGGAAGTACAGACCCTACTAAAGCCTGGTCGCTTTTAAGTGGTGAACGCCTACTGCTTCTTCAAACGTGATGCTTGTTGTACCACAAAGTATAACCATCAAAATCAAGAGGCATCAAAAAGCCATCTGTCACGACATGGTAGCAGGTGGCTTTTTTGTTGCTGCTAAGTTTCCTCCAAAATTATCTTCTCGCTACTAAGATGCCTTCACTTGATTTATTCAGCTGAAACTACACCCATCCAGCAGCAGAGCTTTCTCTGGGAGTCTTATCAAGTTTCAAAATCTATCAAAGCAGGTGTTTTAACAACATCCCCCTCCGTCGTAAAACCAGGTAGATCCGGTGATGAAGATGTCCTGGCGGCCCAGGTTTTCCAGTGCCTTTGCTGTTTTGTCGCACACAGCCAGTGGCTGGTTGTGCAGCAGGGTATGTCCTTTTCCGTCGTCAAAGAAGCTCTCCCCGCCAAAGTAAATGGCATGCTTGCCTGTAAAAACACAAGGGCCATCAGCCGGCATAGGGTCTTTGATGGCGCAGATCTCCACGCTTTCGATAAAGATGGTCTGTTCGGTGTCGTACTGGCCGGGAGCCAATACGCGGTAGGGGCGTCTTGCCCGTACCTCCACGGTACCAAAGCCAATGCCCGTCAGCACGTCGAGGTACTCCTGCAGCGGCATGGCGCCGCTAAGGCAGAGCGCGCGGAGGCGGTCGTCGTTGCGCAGGCTTTCAGGCATGGCATCCTCACTCGTTGGGTCAGAAAGCACGAGCCTGCCGTGCGGCTTCAGCACCCGGTACATTTCCCTAAGAGCCACTTCCAGTTCTTCTTTCTTGAAAATATTGAACAGGCAGTTCTGGGCGGCCACATCCACCGATTCGTCTTCCACGGGCAGTTGCAGGGCATCGCCATAGCGCAATTCCACAAAGTCCCGGTCAAACCAACTGTTCTTCCCGGCGGCAAGCTGCAGGTTCTCGTCACAGACTTCGAGCATTCGGTCCACCGGGTCTACGCCGATCACGGCACCTGGCCGGCGGGTAAAGTAGGAGAACTGCAGCAGCTCCATTCCGCCGCCAACGCCCACATAAAGCACGGTGGGAGCATGGCTCAGGTCGCGCGGGTTTACAGTTGAGCCGCAGCCGTAGTTCATCTCCAGCATTTTGGAGGGAACAGTCAGGTCTGGCAGTTGCCATACCGGTGTTGTGGTGCAGCATAGTCCCTTTTGTGGCGTATTGGCCGCATCTTCGTACACAAGTTTTGCCGCCTCTAAATAGTCGCTCATCTATAGTTGGGTTAGTTGAAATAATGGGTACAGTAAATTATTGCAGAAAATAAGTTGTCAAAAGCCAGTAGCTAAGGCCGGCGCAGACCACAGCCACGTGCAGCGTCAGTAGCCAGGAAAGCAGTATGCCCGAGAATGTTTTGTAGTTGGCTTTTCCTGTTACGGTGCCGCTCCCAAAAAGCATGGCCTCTCCTTTGAAGTTGTCGTTGGTGCCATTGCTGAACGCCAGAAAGCAAGCTGCCAGGAATAAAAGTATAACCATATCAGAACCTTTATTAAATCCGTAACGCGCGTTCCGGTTACTTCACCGTTTCGCCCCCGCAGCTCGACCCGGCTCCGGCAGTGCAACCGTAACAATGCTGGTTCAGCACAATAGAGCGTGCATCCAAAGCGGCGGCGTCAAAATCGCGGATGTGCCGTGGCGACCCCAGGGCGACTTCCAGTTCCAGCATCTGGTTGAAATCGCAGTCGTAGAGGGAACCATCCCACCCCACGGAGACCGTGTTGCGGCACATCACGCCCGCTGCAGCCACCGGGTTAAAGGCATTCACCAGTTTCTCCATGTAGGCGTCGTAGTTGCCGCTTTGCACAAGGTAATCCAGAAAGCGGCTGATGGGCAGGTTAGTAATGCAGAACAGGTTGTGAAATGAAATATTGTAGCCGCTGCGCAGCCTGCGCTTAAACTCGGCCTCCAGCGAAGCCTGAGCGCTTGGCAGGAAAGCACCCGATGGGTTGTACACCAGGTCCAGTTGCAGATGGCTTCCTTCCAGCCCGTAGCCTTCGGCATTGAGCAGCTGCAGCGCCTTGATGGACTTCTCGAACACCCCATCACCCCGTTGGGCATCGGTGCGGGACGCCTGGAAATAAGGAAGCGAGGATACCACGTGTACCCCATGCTGCCTGAAGAAAGCGGGCAGGTCGTGGTATTTTTTGTTGGCAAGTATAATGGTGAGGTTGCAGCGCACGATCACCTGCCGGCCCAGCCTGGAGAGTTCCTCCACAAACCACCGGAAGTCAGGGTTCATTTCGGGAGCGCCACCTGTCAGATCCACGGTTGTGATGTCAGGGGAGTGCTGCAGGGCATCCAGGCACAGTTGCATGGTATCGCGTGTCATGATCTCCTTACGGTCAGGGCCAGCATCCACGTGGCAGTGCTTGCAGGTTTGGTTGCACATCTTGCCCATGTTCACCTGCAGAATGGTGGTTCCGGTGGGTTTTAACGGGAAAAGATCGTGTTCCTGCAGGCGTCTGGCAAAAGCCGGAAACTGTGTTCCGTGCTGCGTTGGCGCCTGTAGTACTGTTAATTGAAATGAGGAATTGGCCAGTTCATGCTGCTGCCCTTTAAGTGATTTTACCGTAGATCCCATAGGCTACATCGTGAGCTCTTTTATCTTATTCATCATCTGCACCCCATGCACCAGCGCAGCCCCCCCTTTAATAGCGGCGGCTACGTGCACGGCTTCCATCATCTGGTTCTCGTCGGCACCTTTCTCCAGGCAGTCGGTGCTGTAGGCATCAATACAATAGGGGCACTGTACCGCATGCGACACAGCCAGCGCGATAAGCGCCTTCTCCCGTGCTGTCAGGGCGCCCTCCTTGAACACCTCTCCGTAATAATCGAAGAATTTGCGGCCCATTTCTGGCTGCAGTTCGGATATATTTCCAAATTTTGAGAGATCAGCTGGGTTATAGTAGGTCTTTTCCATACGTATAGTAGGTTTGATGTTATAAGAGATAAGTTTTTTGGAAGTGAAAGGTTTAATATTTCTGCGACAGCTTCACATTAGAAGCTTTATTTATCAGTCCGAAACTTTGCGTACAGCTGTCCTCATTTCAGTTGAATGCTTGAAGTTAGCCTGTAATAACACACGGTGCAGCATGCAAAAGTAGTTTTAAGTAACCGGCTCCAACAATTAAAACAGCGCTGCCAGCAACTTTAACGTATCCGAACTTCTTCAGTGCTTCCTGACCGACAGCTTCAACAATAAATTCAGGTGCTATCTCTTTTAATAATACTCCAGAAACTCATCGGAAGCAAGCAAAAGAAGGCATAGCTAACACAGCTGCACACCGGTACCGGCCTTTGGGGCTAAATCCTGCACATCCAACTGAAGCCGCCTGCCGTTATACTGTTCGGATGTAGGAATGCATCACAGTGAAACAGTGAAAAACCAGCAAGTGCAGGAGCAAGCACTTCATTAAAACATCACTATATGAAATGGCGAGGCAGAAGAAAAAGCAGCAATGTAGAAGACCGTAGAGGGCAATCAGCAGGCGGTTTTGGAGGTGGCAGAGGCATCAGCCCGATGCTGCTCATCCCTTTGTTCCGGTTCCTCTTCTCGAAAGTGGGGCTCGTAGTACTGGCAGTGCTGGCGCTGCTGTTCATTATAACAGGAACGAGCCCCCTGACGCTCCTGCAGCAGTTTGTGGGAGGGGAACCGCAGTATGCCCAGTCAACTGAGTACCAGCCAGGCCCGGTAGAGCAGGAGTTGGCCGAACAGACGAAAGTGGTGCTTGCTGATACCGAAGACGTCTGGAACAGGATGATAGACGGGTACAGAGAACCGACCCTGGTGCTGTTTTCGGGGCAGGTCAACTCAGCCTGCGGAACAGCTTCTTCTGCCTCAGGTCCTTTTTACTGCCCCGGCGATGAAAAACTGTACATCGATCTTTCCTTTTTTAGCGAGATGGAGCGCAAGCTTGGTGCTGGAGGGGACTTTGCGCAGGCTTATGTGGTGGGCCATGAGGTGGGGCACCACATACAGAAGCTTACGGGTACTCTGGAGCAGGTAAATGCCATGCGGGGCCAACTATCCGAAGTGGAATTTAACAAGCTGATGGTACGGGTAGAGCTGCAGGCTGATTTCTACGCTGGTGTCTGGGCGCACCATACGCAAAAAACGAAAGGGTTTATGGAGACCGGCGACCTGGAAGAAGCTCTGAATGCAGCCAGTGCCATCGGCGATGACCGCCTTCAAAAGCAATCCACGGGAAGGGTGGTGCCCGACTCCTTCACACACGGCACCTCAGCCCAAAGAGTCCGCTGGTTCAGAAAAGGCTTCGAGACCGGCGATGTGTCGCAGGGGGATACTTTTAACGCCGCGGAGCTGTAGTTAAGTTGATTTACACATGTAGTAAATAAATAAAGCCTCTCCATTTTCGGAGGGGCTCTATGTTTTAGTTATACTGCTTGTACTAGCGAAGGAGCCATTATGTAAGAATAGGAATGCACTTGAAAATTACTGGAACAAGCTACTGTTGTTAGCACCAAACGTTCCCGGGACCTTCGGACACCGCGAGGTCTTAAGATCAGGCGGTATCGGTAAGACCTCGCAGCGTACGCAGCTCCTGCGAGCGTCTGGCTTGAAAGCGAAAAAGTGAAACTGCCCTTCCCAATTTTCTTCTTCTTCACATATTGAATAAAAGCCTGAGAATACGAATGGCTGCAAATTCTATCGTGCACAAACGGGCCAAAACAGAACCCTTCAACCAACGCACCTGATTTTAGGTAAACAGCTTATTAGGCTTTTATTTATTTTAGCATTGACTCTATTCAAAGTAATATGAACTACAGAAAACTAGGAAAAACAGGATTCAACATATCAGAAGTTTCATTAGGTACCTGGCAGGTAGGAGGCCGCTGGGGAGAACCTTTCAACGAGGCGAACGCTGCGCGCATCATCAACAAAGCCATAGACCAGGGTGTCAATTTTATTGATACCGCTGATGTTTACAGCGACAGGGAAAGTGAGGCAGCTGTAGCGAAGGCGGTGAAAAGTAGAAGCGAAGAAGTTTACATCGCCACCAAGTGCGGAAGGCAAATTCAGCCGCACACCAATGAGGGCTATACACCCGAAAAGCTCATCAGCTATGTAGAAGCCAGCCTCAAGAATATGAAACTTGAAACGCTGGACCTGATTCAACTGCATTGTCCGCCGACGGAAGTTTACAAAAGACCAGAAATTTTTGGAACCTTCGAGCGGCTGAAGGAGCAGGGGAAAATACGTCATCTAGGTGTAAGTGTGGAGATGGTGGACGAAGCGCTGCTGGCCATGCAGTACCCCAACGTGACGACGGTGCAGATCATTTACAATATGTTCCGCCTGAAGCCAAGTGAGAAGTTTTTTGCCGCTGCGAAAGAAAACAACTGCGGCATTATTGTGCGTGTGCCACTGGCCAGCGGCTTGCTCACAGGCAAAATGAGCAAAGGCACACAGTTTGGCGTAGACGATCACCGCCACTTTAACCGCAACGGCGAAGCCTTTGATAAGGGAGAGACTTTCTCCGGAGTAGATTTTGATTTAGGCCTGGAAGCGGTAGGGAAACTGAAGCAGCTGTTTCCGGGACAGGAGCCTTTGGCGGCATGGGCGCTACGGTGGGTGCTGATGTTCCCGGAAGTAAGTACCGTTATTCCAGGTGCCTCTAAGCCGGAGCAGGTTGATGCTAATATAAAGGCTTCCGGACTACCTGCACTTTCAGAGGAACAGATGCAGGGGGTGCGTCAGGTATATGAAAAGTATATCAAACCCTCGGTGCACCAGCTTTGGTAGAAAAGGTACGTTTATAAATTGTCAAAGCCGCTCCCCTGTGCTTTTATTAAAGGGGAGCGGCTTTTTCTTTGTTTCCTTTGTAAGGGAGTAGCGGGCTTTATTTTGAACAACAACCCTATACTAAGGAAATTATCAGTGAAAAGGGAATTAGAGAAGCCGCACTAATCATGTCCACAGCACCTTCCCCTAGTTTTATTTGCCGATGCAGAACTTTGTGAAAATGTTCTCCAGCAGATCGTCTGTGGTGATCTCACCGGTAATCTCACCTAATGAATAAAGCGCACGGCGGATGTCGGCAGCTACCAGGTCGTTGCTGATGCCGAGGGCAAGGCCCTGGAGCACGTCGTCGAGCGCAGCGTAGGTTTTGTTCAGGCTATCGACGTGGCGCAGGTTGGTGACAATGGTCTGGCTTTGGGTGTTGAGCTTGCCGAGGTTCACTTTCTCTACCAGCGCCTGCTTCAGCTCGTCGAGATTGGCACCTTCGGCCGCAGAGATGGTCACGAGGCCGTCTATACTTGCAAAGGCAGCCAGCTTCTCTTCCGATGCCTGGTCGATCTTGTTTGCAACGGCAACGATAGGCAGCTTCTTCGGGTTCAGCCTGTCCAGTTCGGCCTGCACCTCTTCTGCTGTCACTTCCATCATATCAAACAGGTAAATGATCAGCGACGACTGGCTCAGCTTCTGCATGGTGCGCTCCACGCCCATGGCCTCTACTTTGTCTGTGGTTTCGCGCAGACCAGCGGTATCAATAAAACGGAAGGTGATGCCGCTGATGCTGATCTCATCCTCAATAAAATCGCGCGTGGTACCCGGCACATCCGATACAATAGCTTTCTCCTCATTCAGCAGCTTGTTCAGCAGGGTCGACTTTCCCGCATTCGGGTTGCCTACAATCACAGTCGGCACGCCATTCTTGATCACGTTGCCCAACTCAAATGACTTCAGCAGTTCCCGGATAATTGCCTGAATATTGCTGATCAGCGTACGCAACTGGTCGCGGTCAGCAAACTCCACGTCTTCTTCCCCAAAGTCCAACTCCAGTTCTATCATCGAGGCGAAATGCACTAACTCGGCCCTCAGGCGCTTGATCTCCTGTGAAAACCCGCCGCGCATCTGCTTCATCGCCACCTCATGAGAAAGGGCTGAGTCAGACGAGATAAGATCAGCTACGGCCTCGGCCTGCGCCAGATCGAATTGCCCGTTCAGGAAAGCACGCTTCGTAAACTCCCCAGCATTGGCGAGGCGCGCTCCGCGCTTCAGGAGCAGTTGCACAATCTGCTGCACAATATAATCAGAGCCGTGGCAGGAGATTTCCACCACGTTTTCCTTGGTGTAGGAGTAAGGCGCCACAAACAGCGACACCAGCACTTCGTCCAGCACCTTCTCCCCGTCGCGAATGGTGCCGAAGTGGATGGTATGGCTGGCTTGCTTTGCCAGGTCTTTGCCTTTAAACACAGATTTGCTGATGGATATAGCTTCCTGTCCAGATAGACGGATGACGGCGATGGCACCCATGCCGGAGGCAGTGGCCACAGCTACAATGGTATCGTTGGTGCGCGTGGAGTGAATCAAAACAAGTATAAATGTTGCGTGTGCAAAATTACGAAAAATTTAGTGGCTGCTGGCTTGTCTGTTTGAAGCGGCGCGTTTTACCCCTCCCCAGCCTTCCCCTAAAACAGGGGAGAGAGTTCTGCGGTATCGTATCCAACCACCCCCAGCCCCTCCTTGTCTAAGGAGGGGAGTTTCCTTTTAGCTTTTGGCTGAAGTATGAATCGCGAGCAGTTATATAGCTTAATCGTACTTAAAAACTCCCCTCTTGGGAGGGGCGGGGGGGGGTTACCCTACGAGGGGCGATTAGTAATTCATAATTTGTAATTACTCCGAGTATTCCTTCCAGGATTGGGTTTTGTAGTGGTTTTCGCCGAAGTAGCTTAGCACCTGGGCGAAGTTTTTGGCGTCGAGGTAACCGGGAACCGGGGTGATCATGTTGAACTGCTCGTCGAGGTATACGGTGGTGGGGTAGCTCATTTGTCCCTGCAGCAGGGCCACTGCCAGCTCGTGCGATTTATACTCCGGTTTGAATGTATAGGTATAGCCGTTGAGGGTAATAGGTTCCTTGCCTTCGGCATCGAGTTTTACGGCATAAAAATGCTTGTTGATGAGGGCTGCCACCTTCGGATCGGTGAAGGTGTCCTTATCCATCTTTTTACACCAGCCGCACCAGTCGGTATACACATCAATAAACACTTTGCGTGGTTCAGTTTTGATGCGCTCGGCCGCTTGCTCCATCGTTAACCACTGAATCTTCTCCGCTGCTTTATCGGCTGTGGCTACTTGCGGTTTGGCGGCCGGCGTCGTTTCGGCGGTCAGCACTTCCGTAGCAGGCGCGTTGGCCGAAGTGGAGGGAGGTGTGCTTTTGTTGCAGGCACCCAACACAAATGGTAAGCTCAATATAGTCAAAAGGACAGATGCTTTTATTTTCATTTGAAGTATAATTATCTACTTACGAACAGCCATTTAACGGCTTTAAGTTCAGCCTGTAGCTGCTACACGATCAGCAGCGGAATCTTTACGGCATGGCGTACGGCATCAATGGTGGTTCCGAGGATAAGGTCCTTCACCATTTTATGTCCGTGTGAGCCCATCACCAGTAAGTCGGCATCGAATGCCTTCACCAGTTTCGGGATGCGTTGTTTCGGACTTCCAAAACCAAGCTGCACCCGCACGTCATAGCCTCGGCTACGCAGGTCGTCGGCATAGCGTTTCAGGTTGTCCCCATCGGCGCTGGTTTCCATATCCCGGATTTCCTGCCCCAGTACCAGCGCCCCGGCCGTCTCCACTATGTGAATGAGCAGGTATTCCGCCCCCACGCCGCCAATGGCCATGGCACTGTCGAGCACGTTTTTATCGACTTCCGAAAAATCAAGCGTAATGGCGATGCGCTGGTAGCGCGGTTTTACCTCGGGCTCATACTTAACCGGCTGATGATGGCGGACGGCTTTTGGTTCTTTTATACTTTTAACGAATAGCGGCTGAAAGGTGATGTAGAGGAGCAGGGCAGCGCAGGCCAGCGTAAGCGGCACGACAAAAATCCAGAGCCACACGGGGTTCTCCGCCTCCTGAAACCACCCGATGATCTGGTCCACCACCAGCTTTGCATTCAGCGTGACGATGGTGGCTGCAATGAGCCAGGCCCCCAGCTTCAGCCAGGTGCCAATCACGAACTCGCCCATCCGATTTTTGTTGCTCACAAAGTGGATGAGCGGAATTACGGCAAAGCCCAGCTGCAAACTAAGTATCACCTGGCTTAGCACCAGCAACTCACCTGTCTGGTCTTCGCCAAAGTATAGGATTACGAAAAGGGCCGGGCCAACGGCCAGCAGGCGCGTAAGCATGCGCCGCAGCCAGGGCTGTATGCGCAGGTTCAGGTAGCCCTCCATCACGATCTGACCTGCCAGGGTGCCGGTGAGGGTGGAGCTTTGGCCAGCCGCAATCAGGGCTACCGCAAAAAGGATAGGAGCCCACTTGTTCCCAAGTATAGGAGCCAGAAACTGATGCGCATCCTGAATCTCGGTGACGGTATGAATGCCATTTTTATAGAATGCGGCTGCGGCAAGTATAAGTATGGCCGCGTTCACGAAAAACGCCAGGTTCAGGGCAACTGCCGAATCAATAAAATTATACTTGATGGCCTGCCAAATTCCTTTCGGGGTACGCTCTATCTTGCGTGACTGCACAAGCGAGGAGTGGAGGTAGAGGTTATGCGGCATCACCGTGGCACCAATAATGCCGATGGCAATGTAGAGGGCGTCGTTGTTTGGTATGGAGGGGATCAGGCCTGTCAGCAGCTCGCCGGCATCGGGTTTGGCAAAGAACATTTCCATCACAAAAGCGCCGCCAATTATGATAACGAGTGCCAGCACAAAGGCTTCCATTTTGCGCATGCCTTTGTTGATGAGGAACAGCAGCAGGAACGTGTCCAGCACGGTTATGCTGACGCCCCACACTAAAGGTATACCAAAGAGTAGCTGCAAGCCGATGGCCATGCCCAGTACTTCGGCCAGGTCGCAGGCCGCAATAGCGATTTCAGCCAGAAAATACAGCGGCACATTAATGAACGGCGGATAGGTCTCGCGCGATGCCTGCGCCAGGTCCAGCCCCCGTACCACGCCCAATCGTGCACTAAGGCTTTGCAGCAGGATCGCCATCAGGTTCGACATCAGCAGCACCCATAGCAGCTTATAGCCAAACTGGCTTCCCCCGGCTATGTCGGTTGCCCAGTTGCCCGGGTCCATGTACCCCACACTTACTAAGTAAGCTGGCCCCAGAAAAGCGAAAAGCCTGCGCCAAACGGTGGTTTGTTGGGTGGTATCGACAGAAGCATTTACTTCTTCAAGCGATTTACTTCGCTTGATCTCCTGCTGTAGCATGTGCGGTCATGTATAAGTATGGCTATAGGTTTTTTTCGTTTTGCTTGAACTGTCCTTTAAAATAATCCTCCTTAACACCACTTCGGTTTGTTTTTACTTCTTACTGGCGCAAGCGTCCGCTTGTGCCCAAGCGTACTTACCGCTCGTTGTTGCATGCCCCAACACTAAATGAGGGAAGGGAGCACTGCTTTTTCGTGTCAAACCACCCCTAGCTCCTCTTTATCAAAGGAGGGGAACCTGCTGCTACATAATTGAAGTATAAGTAGGGTAGCAGCGGCTTAACCAGCCATCCTCCAAGATCTTTTCAGGATGACAAGTGGAGGCTCACGCTGAATTCATGTGCAGGTTTTGTTTACTTGCCTGAAGTATAAATTAGCCCTGTATGTGCTAAAGTAGCTTGTGCTAAGTTTGTAGTTTCAGTTAAGCCGATAAGAAAATATTACGTGTTGCTTCGCTGGAGAGAAGCAACTGCTTTTGTCCGTTCAGAAGTATCTCAAGCGAATTATCATAAGGTATTTTGTCCAGGATGGTGATGTGGGAGCCAAGGCCAATGCCCATCTTATCGAGGTACTGCAGGAACAGCGGCTGCGAATCGTTCACGCCCACTACCTTTCCTTCAGTACCGATGCTCAGTTCGGCCAACAACTCCTGTTTTTTCTGATTTATTTCCCCGGTTTCAGAAGGGATCGGGTCTCCGTGCGGGTCAAACTTTGGGTGACCCAGAAACTCGTCGAGCCGCCGGGTTAGCAGGGGGGAGGTTATATGCTCCAGCTCTTCCGCCATCTCGTGCACCTCGTCCCAGTTAAACTTTAGCTTCTCCACCAGAAAAGTCTCCCACAGCCGGTGCTTCCGCACGATCTGCAGCGCCACACGCTCGCCTGCCTCTGTCAGCGTAACGCCTTTATACTTCACGTAGTGCACCACGCCTTTGGCGCTTAGCTTGCGCAGCATATCGGTTACAGAGGCCGCCTTGGTTTCCAGTGCTTCCGCAATAGCGTTGGTGTTTACCTCCTGCGTGCCGTTAGCCGACAGTTTATAGATTGCCTTGATGTAATTCTCCTCGGTGTAGCTATGGTGCATGGCGTTTAATTATGAATTATGAATTATAAATTAGAAATGGTTGTCCATCTTCAATTCATAATTCATAATTCGTCATTCATAATTCCTTCAAACTACCAGCGTATCAGCGCTGATGCCCAGGTGAAGCCTGAGCCAAAAGCAGCTAGGCATACCAGATCACCTTCTTTAATGCGCCCTTCCTGATAGGCTTCGCTTAAGGCAATCGGTACAGAGGCAGCCGTGGTGTTGCCATACTTGTGGATGTTGCTCATCACTTTCTCGGCAGGTAAGCCCATCTTCTGCTGTATGTAAGATGTGATGCGCAGGTTTGCCTGGTGCGGCACAAGCAGATCCACATCCGATGGCTGGTAACCGTTTTTCTCCAGGGCCTCGTTTATCACTTCCGGAAAGCGGGTGACGGCATGCTTAAATACCAGGTTTCCGTTCATGTAAGGGTAAACCGAGCCATCGTCGAGCATCTCATGCGTCAGGCGCTCCTTTTTATTGCTGTTCGGGGCTGTTACCGCCAGTTCCTCGGCAAACTCCCCATCGGCGTGCAGGTGCGTGGAAAGTATTCCTTTGTCATTGCTCTCGGATGGGCTAAGCACTACAGCACCGGCGCCATCCCCGAAAATAACGGACACGCCCCGGCCACGGTCAGAGAACTCCAAACCTGTAGAGTGAATCTCGGCGCCTACCACCAGCACGTTGTTGTACATGCCTGTTTTGATGAACTGGTCGCCTACCGACAAGGCGTATATAAAGCCAGAGCACTGGTTGCGCACATCCAGCGCCGGAATTTCCTTGAGCCCCAGTTCGCGCTGCATGATCACGCCGGAACCCGGGAATACATAGTCGGGGCTAAGCGTGGCGAAAATAATCATGTCCACGTCTTTTGCCTCCAGGTTGGCCATTTGCAGGGCACGGCGCGAAGCCTCAGCGCCCATGTTGGCGGTGGTGTCTACACCTTCTGTAAAATAACGCCGCTCCACAATTCCGGTCCGCTCCCTGATCCACTCATCCGAGGTATCCATCAGTTTCTCCAGGTCTTTGTTCGTTACCACGTTATCAGGCACATAGTGACCAATGCCCGCAATTTTTGAATTCCGCATACGATAGGTTGCTTAAGATGACAAATGTAAAGATTAGTTTTTAATTTAGAGTAATCTAAAATATAAATTCTATATGTATGTAATTAATTTAAGAGTTCTTTAATTAAGCTGTTGAGCATTGCCTCTTCGCTTTTCCAGTAAACTGTGTCCGGAACACCCGAAGTATAAAAAGTTTGCTGTCGTATACGCTGCAGCAGT
Above is a window of Pontibacter akesuensis DNA encoding:
- the mnmE gene encoding tRNA uridine-5-carboxymethylaminomethyl(34) synthesis GTPase MnmE, which produces MIHSTRTNDTIVAVATASGMGAIAVIRLSGQEAISISKSVFKGKDLAKQASHTIHFGTIRDGEKVLDEVLVSLFVAPYSYTKENVVEISCHGSDYIVQQIVQLLLKRGARLANAGEFTKRAFLNGQFDLAQAEAVADLISSDSALSHEVAMKQMRGGFSQEIKRLRAELVHFASMIELELDFGEEDVEFADRDQLRTLISNIQAIIRELLKSFELGNVIKNGVPTVIVGNPNAGKSTLLNKLLNEEKAIVSDVPGTTRDFIEDEISISGITFRFIDTAGLRETTDKVEAMGVERTMQKLSQSSLIIYLFDMMEVTAEEVQAELDRLNPKKLPIVAVANKIDQASEEKLAAFASIDGLVTISAAEGANLDELKQALVEKVNLGKLNTQSQTIVTNLRHVDSLNKTYAALDDVLQGLALGISNDLVAADIRRALYSLGEITGEITTDDLLENIFTKFCIGK
- a CDS encoding thioredoxin family protein; this encodes MSLPFVLGACNKSTPPSTSANAPATEVLTAETTPAAKPQVATADKAAEKIQWLTMEQAAERIKTEPRKVFIDVYTDWCGWCKKMDKDTFTDPKVAALINKHFYAVKLDAEGKEPITLNGYTYTFKPEYKSHELAVALLQGQMSYPTTVYLDEQFNMITPVPGYLDAKNFAQVLSYFGENHYKTQSWKEYSE
- a CDS encoding Nramp family divalent metal transporter, with the translated sequence MLQQEIKRSKSLEEVNASVDTTQQTTVWRRLFAFLGPAYLVSVGYMDPGNWATDIAGGSQFGYKLLWVLLMSNLMAILLQSLSARLGVVRGLDLAQASRETYPPFINVPLYFLAEIAIAACDLAEVLGMAIGLQLLFGIPLVWGVSITVLDTFLLLFLINKGMRKMEAFVLALVIIIGGAFVMEMFFAKPDAGELLTGLIPSIPNNDALYIAIGIIGATVMPHNLYLHSSLVQSRKIERTPKGIWQAIKYNFIDSAVALNLAFFVNAAILILAAAAFYKNGIHTVTEIQDAHQFLAPILGNKWAPILFAVALIAAGQSSTLTGTLAGQIVMEGYLNLRIQPWLRRMLTRLLAVGPALFVILYFGEDQTGELLVLSQVILSLQLGFAVIPLIHFVSNKNRMGEFVIGTWLKLGAWLIAATIVTLNAKLVVDQIIGWFQEAENPVWLWIFVVPLTLACAALLLYITFQPLFVKSIKEPKAVRHHQPVKYEPEVKPRYQRIAITLDFSEVDKNVLDSAMAIGGVGAEYLLIHIVETAGALVLGQEIRDMETSADGDNLKRYADDLRSRGYDVRVQLGFGSPKQRIPKLVKAFDADLLVMGSHGHKMVKDLILGTTIDAVRHAVKIPLLIV
- a CDS encoding metal-dependent transcriptional regulator — protein: MHHSYTEENYIKAIYKLSANGTQEVNTNAIAEALETKAASVTDMLRKLSAKGVVHYVKYKGVTLTEAGERVALQIVRKHRLWETFLVEKLKFNWDEVHEMAEELEHITSPLLTRRLDEFLGHPKFDPHGDPIPSETGEINQKKQELLAELSIGTEGKVVGVNDSQPLFLQYLDKMGIGLGSHITILDKIPYDNSLEILLNGQKQLLLSSEATRNIFLSA
- a CDS encoding 3-oxoacyl-ACP synthase III family protein, which encodes MRNSKIAGIGHYVPDNVVTNKDLEKLMDTSDEWIRERTGIVERRYFTEGVDTTANMGAEASRRALQMANLEAKDVDMIIFATLSPDYVFPGSGVIMQRELGLKEIPALDVRNQCSGFIYALSVGDQFIKTGMYNNVLVVGAEIHSTGLEFSDRGRGVSVIFGDGAGAVVLSPSESNDKGILSTHLHADGEFAEELAVTAPNSNKKERLTHEMLDDGSVYPYMNGNLVFKHAVTRFPEVINEALEKNGYQPSDVDLLVPHQANLRITSYIQQKMGLPAEKVMSNIHKYGNTTAASVPIALSEAYQEGRIKEGDLVCLAAFGSGFTWASALIRW